The Neomonachus schauinslandi chromosome 4, ASM220157v2, whole genome shotgun sequence genome includes a region encoding these proteins:
- the XKR8 gene encoding XK-related protein 8 has product MPWLPRAALLWDVVLGFLGTAAFLIDLGADLWAAGQYVLSGRYLWAALVLALLGLASVALQLFSWVWLRADPAGLHAPQPPGRCLALLHLLQLGYLYRCVQGLRQGLLVWQQEAPSEFDLAYADFLTLDISMLRLFETFLETTPQLTLVLAIVLQSGWAEPYQWVGICTSFVGISWALLDYHRALRTCLPARSRLGLGSSVFYFLWNLLLLWPRVLAVALFSALFPHYVALHFLGLWLVLLSWVWLQGTDFMPDSCSEWLYRATVATILYFSWFNVAEGRTRGRATIHLLFLLSDSVLMVVTWLTHVTWLPSGIPLQVLLLASGICFLLGLALRLVYYRWLHPSCRWEPDRVDGAQGVRSLEGRLLPHNRRLTHLAQNFFPRVRDEAALPQKGEVNGVL; this is encoded by the exons ATGCCTTGGTTGCCCCGCGCTGCGCTCCTTTGGGACGTGGTCCTGGGCTTTTTGGGCACCGCCGCCTTCCTGATCGACCTGGGCGCCGACCTGTGGGCCGCGGGCCAGTATGTGCTCAGCGGCCGCTACCTGTGGGCCGCGCTGGTGCTGGCGCTGCTGGGCCTCGCCTCGGTGGCGCTGCAGCTCTTCAGCTGGGTCTGGTTGCGCGCCGACCCCGCCGGCTTGCACGCGCCGCAGCCCCCCGGCCGCTGCCTGGCGCTGCTGCATCTCTTGCAGCTGGGCTACCTGTACAG GTGTGTGCAGGGGCTGCGGCAGGGGCTCCTCGTGTGGCAGCAGGAGGCGCCCTCCGAGTTTGACCTGGCTTATGCCGACTTCCTAACCCTGGACATCAGCATGCTGCGGCTCTTCGAGACCTTCTTGGAGACGACACCACAGCTCACGCTGGTGCTGGCCATCGTGTTGCAGAGCGGCTGGGCCGAGCCCTACCAGT GGGTCGGCATCTGCACGTCTTTCGTGGGCATCTCGTGGGCGCTGCTTGACTACCACCGGGCCTTGCGCACCTGCCTGCCCGCCAGGTCGCGCCTGGGGCTGGGCTCCTCTGTGTTCTACTTCCTGTGGAACCTGCTGCTGCTGTGGCCCCGAGTGCTGGCCGTGGccctcttctctgctctcttCCCCCACTACGTGGCCCTGCACTTCCTGGGCCTGTGGCTGGTGCTGCTGTCGTGGGTCTGGCTGCAGGGCACAGACTTCATGCCAGACTCCTGCTCAGAGTGGCTGTACCGGGCCACCGTGGCCACCATTCTGTACTTCTCCTGGTTCAACGTGGCCGAGGGCCGCACCCGAGGCCGCGCCACCATCCACCTGCTGTTCCTCCTGAGTGACAGCGTCCTCATGGTGGTCACCTGGTTGACCCACGTCACCTGGCTGCCCAGTGGGATCCCACTGCAGGTGTTGCTGCTGGCGAGCGGCATCTGCTTCCTCTTGGGCCTGGCTCTGCGGCTCGTGTACTACCGCTGGCTGCACCCGAGCTGCCGCTGGGAGCCTGACCGGGTGGATGGGGCCCAGGGCGTCCGCTCCCTCGAGGGGCGTCTGCTGCCTCACAACAGGCGCTTGACCCACTTGGCTCAGAACTTTTTCCCCAGGGTTAGGGATGAGGCTGCTTTGCCACAGAAGGGAGAGGTAAATGGGGTCCTTTGA